From Pseudoalteromonas sp. R3, one genomic window encodes:
- the pspC gene encoding envelope stress response membrane protein PspC, which yields MSKRRRELYRDPKRGKLAGVCAGLSDYFDMELWLVRILFVTAVLLSGGPLFIVVYVACWFILDKKAETPQAPGADSNYSSKDEDPVSVKFKVWQKGEPPRQALFDLKERLTRLDGRIQHMETYVTSSEYTVKREINKL from the coding sequence ATGAGTAAACGTAGACGAGAATTATACCGTGACCCGAAAAGGGGCAAGTTAGCGGGCGTGTGTGCGGGGCTGAGCGACTACTTTGATATGGAGCTATGGCTGGTCAGGATCTTGTTTGTAACTGCGGTGCTGTTATCCGGTGGGCCACTGTTTATTGTAGTCTACGTTGCCTGTTGGTTTATTCTTGATAAAAAAGCAGAGACACCACAGGCGCCAGGCGCGGACAGCAACTACTCAAGCAAAGACGAAGATCCCGTGTCGGTAAAGTTTAAAGTCTGGCAAAAAGGCGAGCCGCCACGCCAGGCGCTGTTTGACCTGAAAGAGCGTTTAACGCGCCTCGACGGTCGCATCCAGCACATGGAAACGTATGTGACGTCGAGCGAATACACGGTAAAACGCGAAATTAACAAACTCTAG
- the pspF gene encoding phage shock protein operon transcriptional activator: MSQFRQQDNLLGQSDSFLAVLDQVSQLAPLEKPVLIIGERGTGKELIAARLHYLSERWDQNYVKLNCAALNENLLESELFGHESGAFTGASKRHEGRFERANGGTLFLDELANTSAMVQEKLLRVIEYGEFERVGGKQTVKVDTRLVCATNEDLPTLAENGEFRHDLLDRLAFDVITLPPLRERKEDILLLAEHFAINMARDLGWSLFSGFTRSATEMLLDYAWPGNIRELKNVVERSLYRHGSEQLAVHQIVFDPFASPYRPTQRIKKAAEMPAQATTTAPITMTETPQAKPSACSFPCDLKSLSNEFEIDLLRNALEHSQFNQKKTAQNLGLTYHQLRGYLKKYNLLDSQQEA, from the coding sequence ATGAGTCAGTTTCGCCAACAGGATAATTTACTCGGCCAGTCGGATAGCTTCCTTGCTGTCTTGGATCAGGTATCTCAGCTTGCTCCGCTGGAAAAGCCGGTACTGATCATCGGTGAGCGGGGAACCGGTAAAGAGTTAATCGCGGCCCGTTTACACTATTTATCCGAGCGATGGGACCAGAATTATGTCAAGCTCAACTGTGCTGCACTGAACGAAAACCTGCTGGAAAGCGAACTATTTGGTCACGAAAGTGGCGCATTCACCGGCGCCAGTAAACGGCATGAAGGTCGTTTTGAGCGTGCCAACGGCGGCACCCTGTTCCTTGATGAGCTGGCTAATACCTCGGCCATGGTGCAGGAAAAACTCCTGCGGGTCATAGAGTATGGCGAATTTGAGCGAGTTGGCGGGAAACAAACGGTCAAAGTAGACACCCGACTTGTCTGCGCCACCAACGAAGACTTACCGACCCTTGCTGAGAATGGCGAGTTTCGCCATGACTTGCTCGACCGTTTAGCTTTTGACGTTATTACATTGCCGCCCCTGCGTGAGCGCAAAGAAGACATCCTGCTGTTAGCTGAACATTTTGCGATTAACATGGCCCGCGATTTAGGCTGGTCTTTATTCAGTGGCTTTACCCGCAGCGCCACAGAAATGCTGCTCGACTATGCCTGGCCGGGTAACATTCGTGAACTTAAGAACGTGGTGGAGCGCAGTTTATATCGTCATGGCAGCGAGCAATTGGCCGTACACCAGATTGTATTCGACCCGTTTGCCAGCCCCTACAGACCCACTCAAAGAATAAAAAAAGCCGCGGAAATGCCGGCTCAGGCAACTACTACAGCCCCCATCACCATGACAGAAACGCCGCAGGCCAAACCGTCTGCTTGCTCATTTCCGTGCGACCTGAAGTCGCTCTCTAATGAATTTGAAATTGACCTGCTGCGCAATGCGCTGGAGCATAGCCAGTTTAACCAGAAAAAAACCGCTCAGAATCTGGGGCTGACCTATCATCAGCTGCGTGGTTATCTGAAGAAGTACAACCTACTGGACTCGCAACAAGAGGCTTAG
- the pspB gene encoding envelope stress response membrane protein PspB, whose product MFDAEILVAPIIIFMIVVAPLWLILHYRSKKQVSQGLSEHEHRQLVELAHKAEKMAQRVETLEALLDQESPEWRRKV is encoded by the coding sequence ATGTTTGATGCAGAGATTTTAGTCGCCCCGATCATCATCTTTATGATTGTTGTGGCACCGCTATGGTTGATCCTGCACTATCGTAGCAAAAAGCAGGTCAGTCAGGGGCTGAGCGAGCACGAACACCGCCAGCTGGTAGAGTTGGCACACAAAGCAGAGAAAATGGCGCAACGCGTTGAAACGCTGGAGGCCCTGCTTGATCAAGAGTCACCAGAGTGGAGACGCAAAGTATGA
- a CDS encoding ABC transporter substrate-binding protein: MLSALLAGCSDNTAQAQRKIQGIVYCAEANPVSFNPQVTTTGSTIDIIANQLYNTLISIDPLTAEFRPELATGWEISEDGKQITFTLRKDVTFHTTDYFTPTRTMTADDVVFSFNRLFDVYNPFHFVGDANYPYFQSVGMDQLIRQIVKVDDYTVRFELFSSESSFLSNIATDFAVILSQEYAMQLVAQERKQDFDALPVGTGPYKYKGFLRDNLIRYHKHPGYWKHDLAMDQLVYDITTNNTSRIAKMLTKECDITAHPSATQLETLAARKDIRVDKAVNLNVGYWAFNTEKPPFDNVLVRKALAHSIDFQKIMKAVFYGNGIQARSILPPSSWAFQTQAMPSYDPERAREFLTQAGYPDGFEMDLWAMPVSRIYNPNARKMAELIQSDLREIGIRATIVEYEWNTFLERVGRHEHDSVLLGWAADTPDPDNFFSPLLSCTATFSGKNPANWCNPEFDLLLTQALDTSDLQQRKQFYQQAQQMLIAELPVVPIAHGMRFQASNTSVMGIELRPFGGISLANARKN, encoded by the coding sequence CTGCTAAGTGCGCTGCTCGCAGGCTGCAGTGACAACACTGCACAGGCCCAACGCAAGATCCAGGGGATCGTCTATTGCGCCGAAGCCAACCCGGTGTCGTTTAATCCGCAGGTCACCACAACAGGTTCAACCATAGATATTATTGCTAACCAGCTATACAACACCCTGATCAGCATAGATCCGCTCACTGCAGAGTTTCGCCCTGAGCTGGCAACCGGCTGGGAGATCAGTGAAGACGGTAAGCAAATCACCTTTACGCTGCGCAAAGACGTTACTTTTCACACTACAGACTATTTTACCCCGACCCGCACTATGACTGCCGATGACGTGGTGTTTTCGTTTAACCGTCTGTTCGATGTCTACAATCCATTCCATTTTGTGGGTGATGCGAATTATCCCTATTTTCAAAGTGTGGGCATGGATCAGCTTATTCGCCAAATAGTCAAAGTAGACGACTACACAGTAAGATTCGAACTATTCAGCAGTGAAAGTAGCTTTTTATCCAACATCGCCACCGACTTTGCGGTGATCCTGTCGCAGGAGTACGCCATGCAGCTGGTAGCACAAGAGCGAAAACAGGATTTCGACGCGTTACCTGTGGGCACCGGCCCCTACAAATACAAGGGCTTTTTGCGCGATAACCTAATCCGTTACCACAAACATCCGGGTTACTGGAAACATGACCTGGCCATGGATCAGCTGGTGTATGACATCACCACCAATAACACCAGCCGTATTGCCAAAATGCTGACCAAAGAGTGTGACATTACCGCGCACCCCAGCGCCACTCAGCTGGAAACTCTGGCGGCGCGCAAAGACATCCGAGTCGATAAGGCCGTCAACCTGAATGTAGGCTACTGGGCCTTTAATACCGAAAAGCCTCCTTTTGATAACGTTCTGGTGCGTAAGGCGTTGGCACACAGCATCGATTTTCAGAAAATCATGAAAGCGGTATTCTACGGCAACGGGATCCAGGCTCGCTCCATTTTACCGCCTTCATCCTGGGCCTTTCAGACTCAGGCAATGCCCAGCTATGACCCGGAGCGCGCCCGGGAGTTTTTGACACAGGCAGGGTATCCAGATGGCTTTGAAATGGATTTGTGGGCCATGCCGGTTTCTCGAATTTATAACCCTAATGCACGAAAAATGGCCGAGCTTATTCAAAGTGACCTGCGCGAAATAGGGATCCGTGCGACCATAGTTGAGTACGAGTGGAACACCTTCCTGGAGCGAGTTGGCCGACACGAACACGACAGTGTATTGCTCGGCTGGGCCGCTGATACGCCAGATCCGGACAACTTTTTCAGCCCTTTGTTAAGCTGCACAGCAACATTCAGTGGCAAAAACCCCGCAAACTGGTGTAACCCGGAGTTTGACCTATTACTCACTCAGGCACTTGATACCAGTGATCTGCAACAGCGTAAACAGTTTTATCAGCAAGCTCAGCAAATGTTAATTGCAGAACTGCCCGTTGTACCGATTGCTCACGGCATGCGTTTTCAGGCAAGTAACACCAGTGTGATGGGCATAGAGCTACGTCCTTTTGGTGGTATTTCTTTGGCTAACGCGAGGAAAAACTGA
- the pspA gene encoding phage shock protein PspA: protein MGIFSRFADIVNSNINAILDKAEDPEKMVRLIIQEMEDTLVEVRSTSAKTLAEKKELERRVEQLRTQADDWQQKAELALTKDREDLARAALLEKQKATDAADSVTQELAHVESHIEKLQQEVTTLQEKLADAKARQKAIVLRQRSAESRLDVKKALDSSKVEDALNRFERYESKIDGLESQVESYDLGKKSLADEIADLQKNEKVDDELAALKKKLADK, encoded by the coding sequence ATGGGAATCTTTTCACGTTTTGCTGATATTGTTAATTCTAATATCAATGCGATTCTGGATAAAGCGGAAGATCCAGAAAAAATGGTCCGTTTGATCATTCAGGAAATGGAAGACACCTTAGTGGAAGTGCGCTCGACGTCGGCAAAAACGCTGGCAGAGAAAAAGGAGCTGGAGCGTCGCGTTGAGCAGTTACGTACTCAGGCAGATGACTGGCAGCAAAAAGCAGAACTGGCACTGACTAAAGACCGTGAAGACCTGGCACGTGCGGCCTTGCTTGAAAAGCAAAAAGCCACCGATGCGGCAGACAGCGTGACACAAGAGCTGGCACATGTTGAGTCGCATATTGAGAAGCTGCAACAGGAAGTCACCACTTTGCAGGAAAAGTTGGCTGATGCCAAAGCGCGTCAAAAAGCCATTGTATTACGCCAGCGCTCAGCCGAGTCTCGTCTGGATGTTAAGAAGGCACTGGATAGCAGTAAAGTCGAAGATGCCCTGAATCGCTTTGAGCGCTATGAGAGCAAAATCGATGGTCTGGAATCTCAGGTTGAGTCTTACGATTTAGGCAAAAAATCACTGGCAGATGAAATTGCCGATCTGCAAAAGAATGAGAAGGTGGATGACGAACTTGCGGCATTGAAGAAAAAATTAGCCGATAAGTGA
- a CDS encoding ABC transporter permease subunit, which translates to MFADFLFRRLSLLLFMLFALTAFTFALNYLFPGDLLTNFSGELSTNFSQTQILQQKYHIDDGLLVQYQAFLLRLFQGDWGLSLSSGQEVFGHVKQLFPATIELCVYALIVALCLGIPAGVIASAYHNKWPDKVISSLTLLGFSIPVFWLALLLIMIFCLSFGWFPMSGRIGLLYEIPPVTNFILLDIWLHDFPYGGQAFADALHHLTLPTVVLAMYPTTVLVRFTRDSMLTVLEQNYIKTARAKGLNRRQLILDHALRNALLPVIKQIGLQFSTLITLAMVTEVIFSWPGIGRWMIESIYQRDYPAIQGGLLAVSFFVIFANMLADVIHTLLDPLARNQAHGKV; encoded by the coding sequence ATGTTTGCAGACTTTTTATTTCGTCGTCTCAGCCTGTTGCTATTCATGCTGTTTGCACTTACCGCGTTTACCTTTGCACTGAATTATCTGTTCCCTGGAGATCTGCTCACCAACTTCAGCGGAGAACTGAGTACCAATTTTAGCCAGACACAAATTTTACAGCAAAAATACCATATCGATGACGGCCTTCTGGTCCAGTATCAGGCCTTTCTGCTCCGCCTCTTTCAGGGGGACTGGGGATTATCCTTATCCTCTGGTCAGGAAGTATTCGGCCATGTAAAACAGCTATTTCCGGCCACCATAGAACTTTGTGTATACGCATTGATTGTCGCACTATGCCTTGGTATCCCTGCGGGAGTGATTGCCAGTGCGTATCACAACAAGTGGCCAGATAAAGTGATCAGCTCACTGACTTTACTTGGTTTTTCAATACCAGTCTTCTGGTTGGCACTGTTACTGATCATGATTTTTTGTCTCAGTTTTGGCTGGTTTCCTATGTCGGGTCGTATTGGTCTGCTGTACGAGATCCCGCCCGTCACTAATTTTATTTTATTGGATATTTGGCTGCATGACTTCCCCTATGGTGGACAGGCCTTTGCAGATGCACTGCACCACTTGACGCTGCCTACAGTCGTATTAGCCATGTACCCAACTACAGTGCTTGTTCGCTTTACCCGAGACTCCATGCTAACCGTACTGGAACAAAACTATATTAAAACGGCACGGGCTAAAGGCCTTAACCGTCGGCAGTTGATCCTTGACCACGCGCTGCGCAACGCCTTATTACCAGTGATCAAGCAAATAGGGCTGCAATTTAGTACGCTGATCACGCTGGCCATGGTTACAGAAGTGATATTTTCCTGGCCGGGGATCGGTCGCTGGATGATAGAGAGTATTTATCAGCGCGACTATCCTGCAATTCAGGGGGGTCTGCTGGCAGTCTCCTTTTTTGTTATTTTCGCGAATATGCTGGCAGATGTGATCCACACACTCCTTGACCCGCTAGCCAGGAATCAGGCCCATGGCAAAGTTTAA
- a CDS encoding ABC transporter permease subunit, with translation MAKFNLFTEESNRSPLSRLWRKFKANHPALVGLWLFIALTLLALLAPLLAPYGIDQQHADALLLPPSWHDEGNVNFILGTDDLGRDVLSRLMRGATYTFGLSIVAALLTTLMGVVLGTLAGCSQGFKSSLLNHLLDITLAIPSLLLAIIIIAILGPGLFNTVWAIIFALLPQYIHSIRNLVVEELNKDYISAFRLDGASRWQLIMRGVLPNIYEHIVVIFTLALSTAILDIAALGFLKLGAQPPTTEWGAMLAENLGLIYLAPWTVGLPGALLFLSVLATNLVGDGLRDALQARKAD, from the coding sequence ATGGCAAAGTTTAACCTCTTTACAGAAGAGTCTAACCGCTCTCCATTATCCCGGCTGTGGCGTAAGTTTAAAGCGAACCACCCGGCATTGGTTGGGCTGTGGCTATTTATTGCGTTGACGCTGCTCGCCCTGTTGGCTCCTTTGTTAGCCCCTTATGGTATCGATCAGCAGCATGCCGATGCCTTATTGCTTCCCCCTTCCTGGCACGATGAGGGGAATGTTAACTTTATTCTGGGTACAGATGATTTGGGACGTGACGTTTTGTCTCGCCTGATGCGAGGTGCCACTTACACCTTTGGCTTGTCAATCGTCGCGGCACTGTTAACCACTCTGATGGGGGTAGTGCTGGGCACGTTAGCTGGGTGTAGTCAGGGTTTTAAGTCTAGCTTGCTCAACCACCTACTGGATATTACCCTGGCCATCCCGTCGCTGCTACTGGCCATTATCATTATCGCCATTTTAGGTCCTGGTCTGTTTAACACTGTATGGGCGATTATCTTCGCGTTGCTCCCTCAGTATATTCATTCTATCCGAAACCTGGTGGTTGAAGAGCTTAATAAGGATTATATCAGCGCGTTCAGACTGGATGGTGCAAGCCGCTGGCAATTAATTATGCGTGGTGTACTACCCAATATCTATGAACATATCGTGGTTATTTTCACCTTAGCTCTGTCGACTGCCATTCTGGATATCGCGGCCCTGGGCTTTTTAAAACTCGGTGCTCAACCCCCCACCACTGAATGGGGAGCGATGTTGGCGGAAAACCTGGGGTTGATCTATCTGGCTCCATGGACCGTGGGCCTGCCCGGCGCGCTGTTGTTTTTATCCGTGCTTGCGACTAACCTTGTCGGTGACGGGCTACGCGACGCATTGCAGGCGAGAAAGGCAGATTAA